In Flavobacterium sp. WV_118_3, one DNA window encodes the following:
- the eptA gene encoding phosphoethanolamine--lipid A transferase EptA, translating into MFRNNVSLTRFVLLLSFLTFIFFHYPFFAFVCHNVEYKSLNGILLIISLIIIMLVANAFVYYLLFSLSRYVGKFLLVLTFICNAIAVYFINTYNVIIDESMIGNVLNTNYEESSSYFSIKLIIYLLFLGILPSIYILKVKLTSVPLKKFLVTVALSLVFILALAFANASNWLWIDKNSKTLGGLAMPWSYSVNTALFYIHKHKQNEKEMLLPDATIKDTQKSVVVLVIGESARSQNFSLYGYGKNTNPLLSQTPNVFHFNATSCATYTTAGVKCILEHTNSDDLYEILPNYLFRNHVDVVWRTSNWGEPPVHIKEYQKREQIAPNCQGDPCNYDEMLLTGLKERIQSSTSNKIFIVLHTSTSHGPTYSQKYPARFETFKPVCNSVELGNCSKEELINAYDNTIVYTDYILYKVIENLKELKEYNSTMLFVSDHGESLGEKNLYMHGLPLSLAPKEQYDIPFIVWVSEGSKQLKPNKTVSQNHVFHSVLHFLGIQSPVYDESLNIYKD; encoded by the coding sequence ATGTTCAGAAATAATGTGTCCCTGACTCGTTTTGTTTTACTACTGAGTTTTTTAACTTTTATATTTTTTCATTATCCCTTTTTTGCCTTTGTATGCCATAATGTCGAGTATAAAAGTCTGAATGGCATATTGTTAATTATCAGTTTGATCATTATAATGTTGGTCGCCAATGCTTTTGTGTATTACCTGCTCTTTTCCCTTTCCCGTTATGTCGGGAAATTTTTATTGGTCCTGACCTTTATTTGCAATGCCATTGCGGTGTATTTTATTAATACCTACAATGTTATAATAGACGAAAGCATGATTGGTAATGTACTGAATACCAATTACGAAGAGTCCAGTAGTTATTTTTCGATCAAACTGATAATCTATTTGCTTTTTCTGGGAATTCTACCGAGTATTTATATCCTAAAAGTAAAGCTAACAAGTGTTCCTTTAAAGAAATTTTTAGTCACGGTGGCCCTTAGTTTGGTATTTATTCTGGCGTTAGCATTTGCAAACGCGAGCAATTGGTTGTGGATTGATAAAAATTCAAAAACATTGGGCGGCCTTGCGATGCCCTGGTCGTATAGCGTAAATACCGCTCTTTTTTATATTCATAAACACAAACAAAACGAAAAAGAAATGCTATTACCCGATGCCACGATAAAAGACACTCAAAAATCGGTTGTTGTATTAGTTATAGGCGAATCGGCAAGAAGTCAGAATTTCTCTTTATATGGTTATGGTAAAAACACCAATCCGCTGCTGTCGCAAACACCGAATGTCTTTCATTTCAATGCCACTTCCTGTGCTACCTATACCACAGCTGGCGTAAAGTGCATTCTGGAACATACCAATTCAGACGATTTGTATGAGATTTTACCCAATTATTTATTCCGAAATCATGTTGATGTTGTTTGGAGAACTTCCAACTGGGGCGAACCGCCTGTTCATATTAAAGAATATCAAAAGCGGGAGCAAATTGCCCCAAATTGCCAGGGTGATCCATGCAATTACGATGAAATGCTCCTAACCGGACTAAAAGAGCGAATCCAATCCAGTACGAGTAATAAAATATTTATTGTGTTACACACCAGTACGAGTCACGGGCCGACCTATAGTCAAAAATACCCGGCTCGATTTGAAACTTTTAAACCGGTTTGCAACAGCGTAGAATTAGGAAATTGCTCCAAAGAGGAATTGATCAATGCTTATGATAATACGATTGTTTATACCGATTATATTCTTTATAAAGTGATTGAAAATTTAAAAGAGTTAAAAGAGTATAACAGTACGATGCTATTTGTTTCGGATCATGGCGAGTCGTTGGGCGAGAAGAATTTATATATGCACGGATTACCGTTAAGCCTCGCGCCAAAGGAACAGTATGACATCCCATTTATCGTTTGGGTATCGGAGGGTTCCAAACAGCTTAAACCTAACAAAACGGTATCCCAAAACCATGTTTTTCACAGTGTTTTACATTTTTTAGGCATACAAAGTCCTGTTTATGACGAAAGTCTGAATATTTATAAAGATTAA